In a single window of the Cumulibacter soli genome:
- a CDS encoding ABC transporter substrate-binding protein, translating into MPELRGRLLTRRRALVLGSRVAAAGVVGGLAGYGAWNAVAPALAGSSKRAIRIGYLPVTDAAALLTAYDGGFLAKQGIDAPEPVLFRSWESLAQAFAIGEVDAVHLLMPLAIQLKLAKKTPLKVIAWGHVNGSALTVSNDIGDLSQLAGTTVAIPYWWSVHNILLQRMFAAEGLTPVIRQQPSVSEGTVQLAVMAPADMVAALAGGTVGGYVVADPFSVVAEKQGIGRVERFLGDVWKEHACCAIVVREELINEDPDVVQGLTTAIVQAQQWIDENRPQMGALLTEGGYLPQPTPAVGEVFTRDAAAYADVTTHEQWHGERLGFSAFPMASYTEALVEQMRTTTIDGDTAFLDDADGDAVHGGLVDDRFARAALGGDALPSGKTDRQELIEP; encoded by the coding sequence ATGCCTGAGCTGCGCGGGCGCCTGCTGACGCGGCGGCGCGCACTGGTGCTGGGTAGTCGCGTGGCCGCCGCCGGGGTCGTTGGCGGGCTCGCCGGCTATGGCGCCTGGAACGCCGTGGCACCCGCGCTCGCCGGCAGTTCGAAGCGCGCCATCCGCATCGGTTATCTACCGGTCACCGACGCGGCGGCGCTGTTGACGGCGTACGACGGCGGGTTCCTTGCCAAGCAAGGAATCGACGCTCCGGAGCCGGTGCTTTTTCGTAGCTGGGAGTCCCTCGCTCAGGCTTTCGCTATCGGCGAGGTCGACGCGGTCCATTTGCTCATGCCGCTGGCGATTCAGTTGAAGTTGGCGAAGAAGACGCCGTTGAAGGTGATCGCCTGGGGGCATGTGAACGGATCTGCGTTGACGGTATCGAACGATATCGGTGATCTGTCGCAGCTGGCGGGGACCACGGTAGCGATCCCGTATTGGTGGTCGGTGCACAACATCCTGCTACAGCGGATGTTCGCCGCCGAAGGGCTGACCCCGGTGATACGTCAGCAGCCATCGGTATCCGAGGGAACGGTGCAGCTGGCCGTCATGGCGCCGGCGGATATGGTCGCCGCACTCGCCGGCGGCACGGTCGGTGGGTACGTCGTTGCCGACCCGTTCAGTGTTGTCGCGGAGAAGCAGGGGATCGGCCGGGTGGAGCGCTTTCTAGGTGATGTGTGGAAAGAGCACGCATGCTGCGCGATCGTCGTGCGCGAAGAGTTGATCAACGAGGATCCCGATGTGGTGCAGGGGCTGACCACCGCGATCGTGCAGGCGCAGCAGTGGATCGACGAGAATCGGCCGCAGATGGGCGCGTTGCTGACCGAGGGCGGGTATCTCCCGCAGCCGACGCCCGCGGTAGGTGAGGTGTTCACTCGTGATGCCGCGGCGTACGCCGATGTCACCACGCACGAGCAGTGGCATGGCGAACGCCTGGGCTTCAGCGCTTTCCCGATGGCCAGTTACACCGAAGCACTGGTCGAACAGATGCGCACCACGACGATCGACGGCGATACGGCTTTCTTGGATGACGCCGACGGTGACGCTGTGCACGGCGGGCTGGTCGATGACAGGTTCGCGCGTGCCGCGCTCGGCGGGGACGCATTGCCTTCGGGCAAGACGGATCGGCAGGAGTTGATCGAGCCGTGA
- a CDS encoding ABC transporter ATP-binding protein encodes MTIQLASVSKTYERPGAPPVHALSTTDLELRHGEFFSLVGPSGCGKSTILNMVAGLLEPTTGELRVADETVRGPRRSTGIVFQRATLLRWLTIEKNVLLPSKVGGAVTNERREMASHLLELTGLKDFRRRYPAELSGGMQQRAAIVRALVNEPDVLLMDEPFSALDEFTRESLNDELLRLWTETPKTVLFITHNIAEAVYLSDRVGVMQARPGRLREIVPIELPRPRGLELRSTPEFYEYVSRLRALIGPTGGISVDNDPTSYEASA; translated from the coding sequence ATGACAATTCAGCTTGCTTCGGTCAGCAAGACGTACGAGCGTCCAGGCGCGCCCCCAGTGCATGCGCTGAGTACGACAGACCTCGAGCTCAGGCACGGCGAATTCTTTAGTCTCGTCGGCCCGTCCGGCTGCGGAAAATCGACAATCCTGAACATGGTGGCTGGTTTGCTTGAGCCGACCACGGGCGAGTTACGCGTCGCCGACGAGACCGTTCGCGGACCGCGCCGCAGCACGGGGATCGTGTTTCAGCGGGCGACACTGCTGAGATGGCTGACGATCGAGAAGAATGTGCTGCTGCCGTCGAAGGTCGGAGGCGCTGTCACCAACGAACGACGCGAGATGGCAAGTCATCTGCTTGAACTAACCGGCCTGAAAGACTTCCGAAGGCGCTACCCGGCCGAATTATCCGGCGGCATGCAGCAACGAGCCGCCATCGTGCGAGCGCTGGTCAACGAGCCCGATGTCCTGCTGATGGACGAGCCTTTCTCCGCACTCGATGAGTTCACGCGCGAGTCATTGAACGATGAGTTGCTGCGTTTGTGGACCGAAACCCCGAAGACCGTCCTGTTCATTACGCACAACATCGCCGAGGCTGTATACCTCTCTGACCGCGTCGGGGTGATGCAAGCCCGCCCGGGCCGGCTGCGCGAGATCGTGCCGATCGAGTTGCCGCGTCCGCGCGGCCTCGAGTTGCGCTCAACTCCCGAGTTCTACGAGTATGTCAGCCGGCTACGTGCGCTCATCGGTCCCACCGGTGGAATCTCAGTCGACAACGACCCCACTAGCTATGAGGCATCGGCATGA
- a CDS encoding ABC transporter ATP-binding protein, with protein sequence MGASVARLVDVHLVLGGEQVLRGLSLDLQQGSQTVVLGRSGAGKSTLLRVLDGELAPDAGAVELTSEHGDYRRAVVYQRPLLFDWLTVRQNVALGLGYRRNHGVDRARVDELLELLGIGDLRDRYPDQLSGGQAQRVSFGRALAVQPDLLLLDEPFSALDPATRSSLQEWIRVESRNEGLTSVIVTHDIDEALLLADEIVLLSDGAIERRWSVDKAQRDRQRAEIRDAFGVGDREQVLIDA encoded by the coding sequence ATGGGAGCTAGCGTCGCTCGACTCGTAGACGTTCACCTGGTGCTCGGCGGCGAGCAGGTGCTGCGCGGGCTCAGCCTCGACCTTCAGCAGGGGTCCCAGACCGTGGTGTTGGGGCGCAGTGGCGCCGGAAAGTCGACCCTGCTTCGGGTGCTGGACGGCGAGCTGGCGCCCGATGCGGGCGCCGTCGAGCTCACCAGTGAGCACGGCGACTATCGCCGCGCGGTCGTGTACCAGCGCCCGCTGTTGTTCGACTGGTTAACCGTGCGACAAAACGTGGCTCTCGGACTCGGGTATCGCCGCAACCACGGCGTCGACCGGGCGAGGGTTGATGAGTTGCTGGAACTGCTCGGGATCGGTGATCTGCGTGATCGGTATCCCGACCAGCTTTCTGGCGGACAAGCGCAGCGCGTCTCGTTCGGGCGCGCGCTGGCCGTGCAGCCTGACTTGCTGTTGCTCGATGAGCCGTTCAGCGCGCTTGATCCGGCGACGCGATCCTCGCTGCAGGAGTGGATTCGCGTCGAGAGCCGCAATGAGGGACTCACCTCGGTGATCGTCACGCACGATATTGATGAGGCGCTGCTGCTCGCCGACGAGATCGTGCTGTTGTCGGACGGTGCAATCGAGCGGCGTTGGAGTGTGGATAAGGCCCAACGCGACCGTCAGCGCGCCGAGATTCGCGATGCCTTTGGTGTGGGGGATCGTGAGCAGGTGCTCATCGATGCCTGA
- a CDS encoding ABC transporter permease — MSTVTDAPRVASTTARRTESLLVPIAGIIGAVAIWYLLTEVIFGNRPLVRDFSPARTWAGLSELWESGVLLDDASASVMRLVVGLLIAVVIGVVAGLTVGTVGWLERATQPAVGFLRMVSPLSWAPLVIVLVGIGDLPVIVLVALTTVWPILLATSAGVRSVDPGHRAVARALGASRIEALRTVVLPTVRPHALSGIRSAVALGWVVLVPAEMLGVTSGLGYQILNAKDQLAYHHITALIVVIGVLGLAIDVVARWILRTPRQRREESLGA; from the coding sequence GTGAGCACGGTGACTGACGCGCCGCGCGTCGCGTCCACGACGGCTCGCCGTACCGAAAGTCTGCTGGTCCCGATCGCGGGGATCATCGGTGCCGTCGCGATCTGGTACCTGCTGACCGAGGTCATCTTTGGCAATCGACCACTGGTGCGTGACTTCTCACCTGCGCGTACCTGGGCCGGGTTGTCGGAACTGTGGGAGTCCGGAGTACTGCTTGACGATGCGTCGGCCTCGGTAATGCGGCTGGTCGTCGGTCTGCTGATTGCCGTAGTGATCGGCGTCGTGGCTGGATTGACGGTAGGCACGGTGGGTTGGCTGGAGCGAGCGACGCAGCCAGCGGTCGGTTTCCTGCGGATGGTGTCGCCGCTGTCCTGGGCGCCGCTGGTGATCGTGCTGGTCGGCATCGGTGACCTACCGGTGATCGTGCTCGTCGCGCTGACCACGGTGTGGCCGATTCTGCTCGCTACCTCGGCCGGCGTACGGTCCGTCGACCCCGGCCATCGTGCGGTCGCGCGTGCGCTCGGCGCGAGCAGGATCGAGGCGTTGCGGACCGTGGTGCTGCCGACCGTCCGGCCACATGCGCTCAGCGGTATCCGGTCCGCTGTCGCGTTGGGCTGGGTCGTGCTTGTCCCCGCCGAGATGCTTGGTGTGACCAGCGGGCTCGGATACCAGATTCTCAACGCGAAGGATCAGCTCGCCTACCACCACATCACAGCGCTGATCGTGGTGATCGGCGTCCTGGGGTTGGCGATCGATGTGGTTGCGCGGTGGATCTTGCGTACGCCGCGACAACGCCGCGAAGAATCGCTCGGCGCGTAG
- a CDS encoding DUF4242 domain-containing protein: MPSSLALVEIVPATQTPDAARKIIEQAAVRAAAANAELIEAEVTASADRVFIVFEAPDLTSLGAEVLSIDGTTEVTGPDSVRLVGADLADLKASRPEAGYLVEWDIPDGIDMDTYLARKKEKSPLYAEIPEVSFLRTYVREDVDKCLCLYNAPDADAVVRAREIVSTPIDRLHALNSNVPAPSAP; this comes from the coding sequence ATGCCCAGCTCGCTCGCCCTCGTCGAGATCGTCCCCGCTACCCAGACGCCCGACGCGGCTCGCAAGATCATCGAGCAGGCCGCGGTGCGCGCGGCAGCCGCTAATGCCGAATTGATCGAAGCCGAGGTGACCGCGAGCGCCGACCGGGTGTTCATCGTTTTCGAGGCGCCGGACCTCACCTCGCTCGGTGCTGAGGTGCTGAGCATCGACGGCACCACTGAGGTCACCGGGCCCGATTCGGTCCGGCTGGTCGGAGCCGATCTCGCCGACCTCAAGGCGAGCCGCCCCGAGGCCGGTTACCTCGTCGAATGGGATATCCCGGACGGCATCGACATGGACACCTACCTGGCGCGCAAGAAGGAGAAGTCGCCGTTGTACGCCGAGATCCCGGAGGTTTCGTTCCTGCGTACCTACGTGCGGGAGGACGTCGATAAGTGCTTGTGCCTCTACAACGCGCCGGACGCGGACGCCGTGGTACGCGCCCGTGAGATCGTCTCCACGCCCATCGACCGGCTGCACGCATTGAACTCGAACGTTCCTGCGCCGAGTGCGCCATGA
- a CDS encoding acyl-CoA dehydrogenase family protein → MSVTTTSEGLARVRHAADDLRAVLAESVARIDSGDAQTTERLADLGGRGLLDLGIDSIADPLSAEADVTGSAELIALLAEECMSSAFSLWAHRMVLDFFARGQRNALNDATLAGLRSGEIIGSSAMAAGMKALAGIEPLGITGRVEGAEIVIDGQIRWASNLVPGAVVVLPVALDDGRRVVLWVRVGDLGVDVRYVEGLLALNATASGSVSLSGVRIPADAVLSWTFADSARAYRPTFMVLQSAFCVGISRRSAREAEVLIERAGNEGLVPRYEAVCAQVAEIEQRWRQLSTALGSATPRDFVQLRLDASVVAGEATRLEATLAGGRGYVAASGTSRRFREAAFLPVQSPSEGQLRWELASLDS, encoded by the coding sequence ATGAGCGTGACGACGACGTCGGAGGGCCTCGCGCGGGTGCGTCACGCCGCTGACGACCTGCGCGCGGTGCTCGCCGAATCGGTGGCCCGGATTGACAGCGGAGACGCTCAGACGACTGAGCGGCTCGCTGACCTGGGCGGGCGTGGCTTGCTGGATCTCGGCATCGATTCGATCGCCGACCCGTTGTCTGCCGAGGCGGACGTGACCGGTAGCGCTGAGCTGATTGCGCTGCTGGCCGAGGAGTGCATGAGTAGTGCGTTCAGTCTGTGGGCGCATCGGATGGTGCTCGATTTCTTTGCCCGTGGGCAGCGCAACGCGCTGAACGACGCCACGCTGGCAGGGTTGCGATCGGGCGAGATCATCGGCTCGAGCGCGATGGCTGCCGGTATGAAGGCGCTGGCGGGTATCGAACCGCTCGGAATCACCGGACGCGTCGAGGGCGCCGAGATCGTGATCGACGGGCAGATCCGTTGGGCGTCGAATCTGGTCCCGGGCGCGGTCGTCGTGTTGCCTGTTGCATTGGACGACGGCCGTCGGGTGGTGCTGTGGGTCCGCGTCGGTGATCTCGGCGTCGACGTGCGGTACGTCGAGGGCCTGCTTGCGTTGAACGCCACCGCGTCCGGGTCGGTCAGTCTGAGTGGAGTGCGTATTCCGGCCGATGCGGTGCTCAGTTGGACGTTCGCCGATTCGGCGCGGGCGTACCGACCGACCTTCATGGTGCTGCAGTCGGCGTTCTGCGTCGGAATCTCCCGGCGCTCCGCGCGTGAGGCCGAGGTCCTCATCGAACGCGCCGGCAACGAGGGACTGGTGCCGCGATACGAAGCGGTCTGCGCGCAGGTCGCCGAAATCGAGCAGCGGTGGCGGCAACTCAGCACAGCGCTGGGCTCTGCGACGCCGCGCGACTTCGTGCAGTTGCGTCTGGATGCGAGCGTTGTCGCTGGCGAGGCGACTCGGCTCGAGGCGACCCTCGCCGGTGGGCGCGGATACGTCGCTGCGAGCGGCACATCGCGCCGATTCCGCGAAGCCGCGTTCTTACCCGTGCAATCGCCCTCGGAAGGACAGCTTCGATGGGAGCTAGCGTCGCTCGACTCGTAG